The nucleotide sequence CGTGATCCAATCGTACCCTTTGGCCTCGAGCTCCAATGCCAGTTCCTTGCCACCGCTCTTCACAATTTTGCCGGCGCTCAGCACGTGCACGAAGTCCGGAATGATATAGTTGAGCAGCCGCTGATAGTGCGTCACCACAATCGTCGCATTGTCCGGACGCTTCAGCTTGTTCACGCCCTCAGCCACGATGCGCAGCGCATCGATGTCGAGGCCGCTGTCGGTTTCGTCGAGAATTGCGAGCTTGGGCGCGAGCACCGCCATCTGCAGAATCTCATTGCGCTTCTTCTCGCCACCCGAGAATCCGGCGTTCACCGAACGGTGCAGCATGGCTTCGTCCATCTCCACGATCTTGAGCTTCTCGGTCATCAGGTCGAGAAAATCCATCGGGTCCACTTCCTCTTCCCCGTTGGCACGACGCACTTCGTTGTACGCCG is from Gemmatimonadota bacterium and encodes:
- the sufC gene encoding Fe-S cluster assembly ATPase SufC, whose protein sequence is MLKIDNLHANVGDKEILKGISLTVKPGEVHAIMGPNGSGKSTLAQVIAGHPGYEVTSGSVTYLGEDLLDMDAEVRAQKGVFLAFQYPVEIPGVTNAYFLRSAYNEVRRANGEEEVDPMDFLDLMTEKLKIVEMDEAMLHRSVNAGFSGGEKKRNEILQMAVLAPKLAILDETDSGLDIDALRIVAEGVNKLKRPDNATIVVTHYQRLLNYIIPDFVHVLSAGKIVKSGGKELALELEAKGYDWITGAA